The DNA segment ACTTCAAAAAGGCACAACGTTTAATTAGTTCTCTCCAATGGAAAAATGCTTAAGTATTTTTTGGAATGTAACAGGTAACCTAGGTTTGCTACCCATGTCATAATCGTAGACTGGTGAGTCTCAATCAGTGGAATGTGCCACCATATTGTCATTAAATCCATCCACTCTTCCAGAATAAGCAAGTGCCTGCTGCACATGGCTGTATCTAATCTTAACGGCTAGGGCTTCCCAAGCCGCATCTTCAGGCAGTCAGAACCCGATCTCTGCTCAAATCCAAGGCAGAGAAAAGAACAATAAtagttacaaaaaaataaaaaagtaaaaaaaggcaggaTTGAGAGAGTCGAGCGAGGCCACAACCAGACACCTATGCAGCAAAGGAGACCACatgcctgctcccagccccagcttTCGCCGCCACCTCAGCCCTCCAGCACACTCCACCCCATGGGCCCGGCGCCGCGGAGCTCGGCCCTGAGCTCAACTCAACCCGCGGACAAGGCCCGGGCCCCATGCTCCCGAGAGCGTCCCAGCAGACTCTCACTGCTACGCCCACTCCCCGCCACTGGGAAGCCGCGCCGGGGCTCGGCCTCTTCCCGGTACTGGCCGCACCGCTTCTGGGCCGCGGCCTAAAAATGGCGGAGGCAGCCGCACTTCCCAAGCTGCTCACCCCCGCCCCGCCAGCGGTCCAGCACCGAGCCGCACTCACCGTCCAGCCGGTCTCTCGTACCCCAACTCCGCGCTCCTGTCGCCTCGCCACTCGCCTCGTCCCTCCggccccggcagccgccgcctcACGAGCCCCCACCGCGGCCTGCCGCCATCTTCCTTCCCCCACCAGCGACAGGGCGGCGCACGCGCCCGACGTCAGCACGCTCGGCGGCGCGCGAGGCGGTCCCAGCGCCCACAGGAGCACAGCGGCTGGAAGACTGCGGCCAGTACGCAAGCGCGCGAAGCAGGGCGCGCGCTCCTTCCGCGAGCCTCCCTCCGTGCCGCGACCTGCGCCTGCGCTACCGGAAGCCTGGCGCCCTCCCCGACTCTTCCCCTCGCAGGTGGAGGCGGGAAGaggtgcgcgcgtgcgctctgagaggcggccgcggggcgggcttgaggggccgggccgcggcgccgGAAGTGCTTCGCTGTGGAGGGTCGCGCCCGGTGTCCCTCTTgcgttttgttgggggggggggaagggaaggatgaCCAAAATTCAACCCATTAACCCACTGTGGCGGGGAAGCTGCGCTCCCGGCCCCGCTTTGACGATGCTGCGGGCGAGGGCGCCCCTGCCGCCGTGTCTGCTGGCTTCAGCCCCCTCAAAACCGGAAGTGCTGGCAGCCGGACAAATGACCGCTTCTAAAGCGCACCGCCTCGCACGTCTCCCCTACCGCATGGCTCTGTTTTTGTACTGCTTCACGTTAATAGCCTACACGTTCACCAAGCAGCCCGGCGCTACAACAGAATCGCAGCTCGCACAACTCCCTTGGACAGCTGCTTCTTGCCCCTCCTGATGACCAGGTTTCAAAACACATCAGGAACAGCTAATCTCAAGGCTCATAATTATCTGTCTGTGGAGGATAGTGCAAATCTCCCGTGATCGCTTTCAGATTGCTAAGTCTGTTAATGCTCCTCCTTGGGCCTCTGTTAGATTTACAAAGGTATCAACAAGTAGTAATGCCTCCCAATTCTAATCATTAAGTCCTTTTACCCAGAACTGTAGGTAAAGAGGTGCTGAatggtgctttttttctgaataaaaatgagTTGTCATTAAGATACAAGAGcctgtgtatttaaaaaatgaaaatgtcttaaaGCTGCTTGAACAGGAACATTTTACAGGGCAAACCAAGTTAGAGCGGGAGCAGCCACTGGAAAGCATATCCCCTATCAAAAGGAGCCACTGAGCTTTATAAAACAAAGATTCACCATGCCACCTTgcttttgtctttgttctttAGTTATAATTATTCTGATCCAGTTTAAGTTACTGTGGTTAATTAGAAAGGCATGTCTGGTTATTGGCTTGCAGGAGATGTAATGCCACTAAAGCACAGAATTAAATGCTATTTGAGGTAATGTGCTTCAGCTGAGGTAGCCCAACCAATTGTCAGAAACCAGCCTGGCTTTTCAGCACAGCAGCAATGTTAAGTTTCCAGTAAGAGCTGAAGTAATATCATATTTCTCTCCCTTCTGCAACATCAGCAAAACTATTGCTTATCATCACAAGTAGTGCCTTAACACACCTGTCTTTCTCTTTGTCAGAGCTGTTCTTTCCTGTACAATTTTCCTTCTTGCAGGAGTGGTGGtagaattattaatatttaagatttGAGAGGGCTATCTAAGAAGTTTATCCTAACTAAAAGAACATTCCTTTCAACTAAAAGCTAACAGTCTGTGATTGTTGCCAACTCCCCACTTCTGAGCCAAGATAATAGTACGTGTGCCACTTCCACAGGCTCCACCAAGAGCCATCCTTCCATAGTGTcactgtttcatttcttcttaGAATTGTGGCAGCTAGCAAGCTACTTAAGGAGTCCATCCCTCCCAGGGCGGATACCTGGCTTTGTTAACATCAAAGTGAATGTTTTTCCtcacctctttcttttctgaaacagtatATTGGGTCTGTGCAATCACTTGACAGAGaacaggggagcagagagggaaatgCTGCCCAAATGTTCTCTCACTATGATCATAGTTAATAATGCCTCTGTCTGACCTGTCCTAAATTGTACTTGCATTATTACACACTTGGAGTCCCCAGATCTCCAACACAGGTTAATAATCACAGGATCTGTTTATCACAAAGGTCCTCATTAATAAAATCATAATAAGCACCTAATGTTTATAAAACACACAGCCTTAATTAGAAACATCTTTTAATTTACACTAAACAATAATAGAAAATTATTGAAGCTGTGAAAATCCACTGTCCTgatcaaacaattaaaaaaaaaagccccaaaacccaGAAACATCACAGAAACTGATGCCGTGCTGCCCATCACTAAACCTTCCGAGAGTCAAGAACAAGTTTTTCCATCTCCTTTAGAAGTTCACAATAAAAAGAAGTCACATCTACATTTCTGCTAAAAAACTGAAACGTGTTGAAGATTTCCAAATCAGGGAGAGGGATTTGGAAGAAGGAAATACTCGGGCCACTGGGAAAAGGCTTTTCAGGTTCTTTGGCTCTCGCAATACAGGTGTCCTTACCAACATACAGGTGGAACGAACCAAAAGGACTACAATCATCTCCTGTCTGAATGCACCTGCGGATGACACAGCACCGGAGTACACTGTATCCACAACTCCCCTTACTCAGCTGGGAGGTGGATTGGTCCAGAGGGCTGAGAAACAGTCAAAGCTCCCAGATTTTTCTGTTCAGATAAAGGAGTTGAGGGTTAACCTTAATACTGGAAGCTGCGTTTAGTCTGAATATCGTCAAGAATCTGCTGTAATTCCTCATCTTCAAATCGGCCCTCCAGGCTGTTAGAAAAGAACAATGAGGGTGCATTAAAGGTTTTAGAAATAATCTCCCCCTGGATTAATTTCAGACAGCCATAATTGTCACCTGTCAGTCTCAACACCATCATCACCCACCTGCATGGTACCACCAGGAACCATCTATAACATTACTGTACAAATAGCACTCTAATCCTATGCAGTGCCTCCTCTTTAACTGACAAAACTCCATCCTTCCCAGACCTTTCTGATGAATAATatcaaaacattttattaaaaaggcaAGGCAGGTGCAGGTTTAAACAGACCTCTATATGAAGTCCATGCAGTCTCATGCTTATAAGCTGGTCCAGTCTTGCTATGAAATCTTAGCATACAGGGAAGAAACTGTAATTCAGGTGTTTTGTTCCCTCTTCTGTCTCAGGCCATGAGGTAACAAATCAAGATATGATAATAGAATTTACTGCTGTCCTGTATATGTCATTtgctccaacagaaaaaaaaaaaaaaagaaaaaaaccaaaaaaacccaaccaaaaaaccccaaaccaaaaaaccctccaaatGCAGCTGGGTGGCCTAAGAACCCCAATTTAAGCTGTTCACACTTAACCTAGTCAATGTTGTTGACATGCATTAGGGACAGTTACAAAGATTACCTCACTCTCAGGTCAATGGATAGGTGAAGAAAGATTGACAAAAAGTTTTTCCATCAACAGAGCTGGATTGAAGAGTGGGCATCTGTCCATAGCTAGCTTTAAATTACAGGAAAGTATAAAGCAATCTTTTTACTATATGTAAATGCTCACCTAGGAATCAAAGCTTTTGCTTCCTCAGCTGTCTCAGGACACAAGTTAGCCAAACATGCCAATTCAAATTTATGGAGCTTTTTCTGAAGCAGCAAACTGTAAGGAAAGGCAACAACCTGGTGAAATTACAAGTAAGATAGAGATATAAAAGGGCATAAACTAAACCAGagagatatctttttttttactctgcttGTGGCACGGAAGTCAATGTTTTTtcaagaggggaggaaaaaaagtcacatctGTTAACTCCAATTCCCCCTAATTACTCTACAAAGTCTAGAAAATTCTCCCATTTAATGCAATCAGCTGTCatttaaatgctgaaaacaaagcagTTCAGGAGGCTTGACCTAAACAAAGTACAACCCTCCACAAAGAATTATGATCATCTTtcttgcctcttcagaaagacaagATTCAGAATTATAGTACAAATCAGGAAACGCTACTAAACTGTACTTtcaaaaagcagcatcaatattGTATACCAAATTCTCCAGTACCGTCTTACACCCTAACTTTCCCACTCACCTACGGACACTGGCAATGGTTTCACGGTTTTTGAAGCGGCTGAAGCGTGCTGTGTAGTTCAAGGTTTTCATGAAGACTTCTGAAAGCTCCTGCTCATCTTCTGCACTCTCATTCTGTTGCTTACGATGCTCAAGAAGCATATGTACTTCTGAATTTAGAAGAGTTTCCGCCGTTTCAAATTCTACATTTGAATGAGTGAACaccagcataaaaaaaaaggtgaagcatgggtcaaaaaatacatttacagaagTTTTGTAGGTAAATTTAGCTTTGGTCAATAAGGAAACGAACAGTGTGTTTCACAGCAATTGTGAAGCCCTCCCACCAATCATTGGGCAGCGTTTCGTACTGAAAATGCTGATAAGAATAACACCACCTTGAGTGACAATCCAATGCAATTGTCTTTTTGCCCACACAGTTTACATTTGCAGCCCTAACCTCCTGGTTTGTCACATTTTTGCAACATGTTTTTTTCACCCGTTTTTGGCAGAACTTAAGTAATATATGACTTGTTTTAGGAAAAAGTATTCagaat comes from the Accipiter gentilis chromosome 6, bAccGen1.1, whole genome shotgun sequence genome and includes:
- the POLR2D gene encoding DNA-directed RNA polymerase II subunit RPB4, which translates into the protein MAAGGSDPRAADVEEDASQLVFPKEFETAETLLNSEVHMLLEHRKQQNESAEDEQELSEVFMKTLNYTARFSRFKNRETIASVRSLLLQKKLHKFELACLANLCPETAEEAKALIPSLEGRFEDEELQQILDDIQTKRSFQY